GGAATTCCGCGTCCGCTTGTGCGACCACCTGGTAGGTGCGGCCGAAGCGGTTGAAGTCGTTCACGTAGAGCGAACCCAGGTTTACCTGCATCGCCTCGAAGATGTTGTTCAAAGGGATGCCCTGTTGCTTTGCCTTCGCGCGATCCACGTCGGCTTCCAGTTGCGGCACGTTCACCGTGAATCCCGAGAAGGCCCCTGCGAGTCCTGGCGTGGAGTTCGCCTTGCCGACCAGAGCTTGGGTCGCGTTGTAGAGCTCGTCGTAGCCCATGCCCGCGCGGTCTTCCACATAGAGCTTGAAGCCGCCCGTGGTGCCGAGGCCGTTCACCGGCGGCGGCGGGAAGACGGCCACGAAGGCGCCTTGGATCGAGCTGAATTCCTTCTGAAGCTGGTCCGCGATCTCCTTGCCGGAGAGGCCGGGGCCCTTGCGCTCCTCGAAAGGCTTCAGGTTCACGAAGGCAATGCCGGCGTTCGGGCTATTGGTGAAGCCGTTGATCGAGAGGCCGGGGAAGGCGATGGAATCGGACACGCCCGGATGCTTCAGCATGATGTCACCCATCTTGCGGATCACTTCATCGGTGCGTTCCAGCGAAGCTCCTTCCGGAAGCTGGGCGAAGGCTACCAGGTATTGCTTGTCCTGCGCAGGCACGAACCCCGAAGGCACCTTCTTGAAGATGTCATAGGTGACGAAGAGCAGGCCGACATAAACCAGCAGCGCGATCGCTCCACGGCGAACCAAGCGGCTCACGCCATTTGAATACTTGTTCGAAGACCATTCGAAGAAGCGGTTGAAGGGGCGGAAGAACCAGCCCAGCGACTTGTCCATGATCCGCGAGAGGCGGTCTTTCGGCGCATGGTGATCCTTCAAGAGCAGGGCGCTCAGGGCGGGCGAGAGGGTCAGCGAATTAAAGGCGGAGATGATCGTCGAGATCGCAATCGTGATCGCGAACTGCTTGTAGAACTGGCCGCTGAGACCCGTGATGAAAGCGGTCGGGATGAACACCGCGGACAGTACCAGCGCCGTCGCCACGATAGGGCCTGTCACTTCCCGCATCGCGCGTTTCGTCGCCTCGAAGGGTGAGAAACCGAGCGCGATATTCCGCTCCACGTTCTCCACCACCACGATGGCGTCGTCCACCACGATGCCGATCGCCAGCACCAGGCCGAAGAGCGAGAGCGCATTGATCGAGAAGCCAAGCATGTGCATGACCGCGAAGGTGCCCACCAGTGAGACCGGCACCGCGGCCAAGGGAATGATCGAGGCCCGCCATGTCTGGAGGAACAGGATCACGACCAGCACCACCAGCACGATGGCCTCCAGGAGCGTGTGCACCACCGCCTTGATCGAGTGCCGGACGAACACGGTCGGGTCGTAGGCGATCTGGTATTCCAAGCCTTCCGGGAAATCCGCGGAGAGCTTCTTCATCGTCTCGCGCACCGAGTTCGACAGCGCGATCGAGTTCGAGCCGGGCAACTGGAAGATCGGGATAGCCACCGCGGTCTTGTTGCTCAGCAGCGAGCGCAGCGCATACTCCGAAGCGCCGAGTTCAATGCGGGCGACATCGCGCAAGAGCACACGCTCCCCGCGATCGCCAATCTTCAGCACGATCTCGCCGAACTCCTCCTCCGTCACCAGACGGCCCTTGGTATTGATCAGCAGCTCCGTGTCGGAGCTTCCGGGATTCGGTTGCTGGCCGATCGCGCCGGCAGCCACCTGCACGTTCTGCTCGCGGATCGCATTGACCACATCCCCTGCGGTCATGCCACGCGCGGCCACCTTGTTCGGATCCAGCCACACGCGCATCGCGTAGTCACCGGAACCGAAGAGCTGCACTTGGCCGACACCGGGCAAACGGGTCAGCACGTCGCGGACCTGCAGTGTCGCGTAGTTGCGGACGAAGATATCGTCATAGCGGCCATCAGGTGAGAGCAAGTGCACCACCATCGTGAGGTCCGGCGAGCTCTTTACCGTGGTCACTCCGATGCGGCGGACTTCCTCGGGGAGCTTTGGCAGGGCCTGCGCCACGCGGTTCTGCACCTGCACCTGCGCCATGTCCGGATCGGTGCCGAGCTTGAAGGTGACGGTCAGGGTCATCACGCCATCGCTCGTCGCCTGGGAGAACATGTAGATGGAGTTCTCGACGCCGTTGATGGCTTGCTCGAGCGGTGTGGACACCGTCTCGGCGATGGTTTTCGGGTTTGCACCCGGATAGCTCGCGCGGACCACCACGGTGGGCGGGATCACCTCGGGGTATTCGCTGACGGGCAGCTTCCAGAGGGCGATCGCACCGACCAGGAAGATCACGATCGATAGCACGCCCGCGAAGATGGGACGTTTGATGAAGAAGTCGGAAAAGTTCATCGGAGTCAGGAGGACTGGGAATTCAAAAGAGGGCTCACCTCTGCGAACGGGCACGACGGGCCCGGTCCGCCCCGGGACCGCGAGGACACTTGCCTCGCAGCTCCTTCCGGGGCGGCTTGTTGTACGATTTTGTTAGGGCCTGCGGCTCAGTTCACGGCCACGGCCGGATCCACGATCATGCCGGCGGTCACGCGCTGGAGGCCGTTGACGATCACGCGGTCGCCATTCTGGATTCCCTCGCGGATCACCCGCTTGCCATTCAGCACGGGGCCGAGCTTCACGGTGCGGTAGGCCACGGTGTTGTCCGCGGCGACGGTCAGCACGAACTTCTGGCTCTGGTTCGTGCCGATCGCGCGTTCGCTCACCATCAAGGCGGGCGCGGGCGAGCTAACGGGCAGCCTCACGCGGGCGAAGAGGCCGGGAACCAGCGACTCATCGGCATTCGGGAAGACCATGCGGTAAACCAATGTGCCGGTGGCGGCGTCGACGCGGTTGTCGGCGGACTCGATATAGCCTTGGTGCGGGAAGCCCTTCTCATCGCCGACCTGCATTTCCACGATCACCTTTCCGTCTTGCGACGCGATGTTTCCTTCGCGGCGCAGGCGGTCAAAGGTCAGCGAGGTCGTCTCATCCACGTCGGCATACACATACACGTCGCCGGTTGAGACGATGGTGGTCAGCAAGCTCGCGCCGCCCGGATTGCCGGAGACGAGATTGCCTGCGGTCACCAGTTCGCGGCTCACCTTGCCGCGGATCGGGGCGCGTACCACGGTGTATTCGAGGTCGAGCTTGGCGGTGGCCAGTGCTGCTTCCGCGGATTGCAGTTCGGTGCGGGCTTCGGCGAGGCGGGAGTTCCGCGTTTCCGATTCCTCGACGGAGACGGCGCGTGCAGAGACCAGGCCGGCGGTGCGCTTGGCTTCGCTTTCGGCGATGCCGACGCGGACCTTTGCCCGCTCGACCGCGGCCTCTGCCAGATCGGCCTGCGCCTTGTACCAGCGCGGGTCGATGCGGAAGAGGATCTGGCCTTTTTCGACGATCTGTCCGGCCTTCATCAGCACTTCATCGATGTGCCCGGAAACCCTCGGCCGGATCTCGACCGTCTCGCGGGCGTCTACCCGACCGAGGAGTTCACGATGATCGGTGACCGTCTGCTGCTCCACCGGAGCCACGGTGACTTGGGGCAGGGGAGCGGAGACTTCTGCGGCCGGCTTGCTTTCAGCG
This portion of the Luteolibacter luteus genome encodes:
- a CDS encoding efflux RND transporter periplasmic adaptor subunit translates to MNTPEEETEERLPEDQDIPASRFHTRLIMMLFGIGALAVGFHYVPQAFAAESKPAAEVSAPLPQVTVAPVEQQTVTDHRELLGRVDARETVEIRPRVSGHIDEVLMKAGQIVEKGQILFRIDPRWYKAQADLAEAAVERAKVRVGIAESEAKRTAGLVSARAVSVEESETRNSRLAEARTELQSAEAALATAKLDLEYTVVRAPIRGKVSRELVTAGNLVSGNPGGASLLTTIVSTGDVYVYADVDETTSLTFDRLRREGNIASQDGKVIVEMQVGDEKGFPHQGYIESADNRVDAATGTLVYRMVFPNADESLVPGLFARVRLPVSSPAPALMVSERAIGTNQSQKFVLTVAADNTVAYRTVKLGPVLNGKRVIREGIQNGDRVIVNGLQRVTAGMIVDPAVAVN
- a CDS encoding efflux RND transporter permease subunit, producing MNFSDFFIKRPIFAGVLSIVIFLVGAIALWKLPVSEYPEVIPPTVVVRASYPGANPKTIAETVSTPLEQAINGVENSIYMFSQATSDGVMTLTVTFKLGTDPDMAQVQVQNRVAQALPKLPEEVRRIGVTTVKSSPDLTMVVHLLSPDGRYDDIFVRNYATLQVRDVLTRLPGVGQVQLFGSGDYAMRVWLDPNKVAARGMTAGDVVNAIREQNVQVAAGAIGQQPNPGSSDTELLINTKGRLVTEEEFGEIVLKIGDRGERVLLRDVARIELGASEYALRSLLSNKTAVAIPIFQLPGSNSIALSNSVRETMKKLSADFPEGLEYQIAYDPTVFVRHSIKAVVHTLLEAIVLVVLVVILFLQTWRASIIPLAAVPVSLVGTFAVMHMLGFSINALSLFGLVLAIGIVVDDAIVVVENVERNIALGFSPFEATKRAMREVTGPIVATALVLSAVFIPTAFITGLSGQFYKQFAITIAISTIISAFNSLTLSPALSALLLKDHHAPKDRLSRIMDKSLGWFFRPFNRFFEWSSNKYSNGVSRLVRRGAIALLVYVGLLFVTYDIFKKVPSGFVPAQDKQYLVAFAQLPEGASLERTDEVIRKMGDIMLKHPGVSDSIAFPGLSINGFTNSPNAGIAFVNLKPFEERKGPGLSGKEIADQLQKEFSSIQGAFVAVFPPPPVNGLGTTGGFKLYVEDRAGMGYDELYNATQALVGKANSTPGLAGAFSGFTVNVPQLEADVDRAKAKQQGIPLNNIFEAMQVNLGSLYVNDFNRFGRTYQVVAQADAEFRSNAEDIAKLKTRNGNGQMVPLGSVLTVKETYGPERAMRYNGYPAAEINGGPALGYSSGQAEALMEKVAKETLPKGMALDWTDLTYQKILAGNTGMLVFPISILLVFLVLAAQYESFRLPFAVLLIVPMALLSAMAGVWATDGDNNIFTQIGLIVLIGLAAKNAILIVEFAVKLREEGKGIVESAVEAARLRLRPILMTSIAFIAGVYPLVAATGAGAEMRQAMGVAVFAGMIGVTVFGLFLTPIFYVILERIGSKKPKPGAVEAPAVIEAH